The Vitis riparia cultivar Riparia Gloire de Montpellier isolate 1030 chromosome 10, EGFV_Vit.rip_1.0, whole genome shotgun sequence genome includes a region encoding these proteins:
- the LOC117924399 gene encoding patellin-4 has product MTVESVEAVEVKAADTQMTEVSVSLPEEEKAVEKVNEAKPKTVEKSSSYREESNFLSDLKDNENKALIELRSKLEEAILGNTLFKKEELKKETASESKEEQSAAAEEKEKEPEATDDAAPEEAEPKTEGEDKQSSSEVEKPEEVVDRDITLWGVPLLPSKCAEGNDVILLKFLRAREFKVNEAFEMLKKTLEWRKEFKTDSILEEELGQDISSVAYMNGVDREGHPICYNIYGVLENQELYQKTFGTEEKRNQFLRWRIQLMEKGIQKLDFKPGGVTSLLQINDLSNSPGPSKKEIRIATKQAVGLLQDNYPEFVARNIFINVPFWYYALNALLSPFLTQRTKSKFVFVRPSKVTETLLKYICVEEIPVQYGGLKREKDTEFSIEDGGVTELVVKAGSTETIEIPVPEVGTTLVWDLTVLGWEVNYKEEFVPADEGSYTIIIQKGKKMGSQEEPVRNSFRNNEPGKVVLTIENSVSKKKRIFYRYKTKNCSSF; this is encoded by the exons ATGACTGTGGAGAGTGTTGAGGCCGTTGAGGTTAAGGCTGCAGACACCCAAATGACTGAGgtttctgtttctcttccagaGGAGGAGAAAGCTGTGGAGAAAGTTAATGAAGCCAAGCCCAAAACAGTTGAGAAGAGCTCCTCCTATAGGGAAGAGAGCAATTTCCTCTCTGATCTCAAGGACAATGAGAATAAGGCGCTGATCGAGTTGAGATCCAAACTCGAAGAAGCCATCCTTGGAAACACTCTCTTCAAGAAGGAGGAGCTCAAGAAAGAGACTGCAAGTGAATCCAAGGAGGAACAGTCTGCCGCCGCTgaggagaaagagaaggagCCCGAAGCCACCGATGACGCAGCCCCAGAAGAAGCTGAACCGAAGACAGAAGGAGAAGACAAGCAAAGCAGCAGCGAAGTGGAGAAACCGGAGGAGGTGGTGGATCGGGATATCACCCTGTGGGGTGTGCCCCTTTTGCCCAGTAAGTGCGCCGAGGGAAACGATGTAATCCTCCTGAAGTTCCTGAGGGCGAGGGAGTTTAAGGTGAACGAGGCCTTTGAGATGCTGAAGAAAACTCTAGAGTGGAGGAAGGAGTTCAAGACGGATTCCATCCTGGAGGAAGAGTTGGGACAAGACATCAGTTCGGTTGCATACATGAATGGAGTTGATCGCGAGGGTCACCCCATCTGTTACAACATCTATGGGGTGCTTGAAAATCAAGAGCTGTATCAAAAGACTTTTGGGACTGAGGAGAAGCGCAACCAGTTCTTGAGATGGAGGATCCAGCTGATGGAGAAGGGAATCCAGAAGCTCGATTTCAAGCCTGGCGGTGTCACCTCTTTGCTCCAAATCAATGATCTCAGCAACTCCCCAGGACCCTCCAAGAAGGAGATCCGGATCGCCACAAAGCAAGCTGTTGGCCTTCTGCAGGACAATTACCCAGAATTTGTCGCAAGAAAT ATCTTCATAAATGTTCCTTTCTGGTACTATGCCTTGAACGCCCTCTTATCCCCTTTCTTGACACAAAGGACCAAGAGCAAATTCGTCTTTGTTCGCCCATCCAAAGTCACTGAAACACTTCTCAA GTACATCTGTGTGGAGGAAATCCCGGTCCAGTACGGTGGGCTCAAGAGGGAGAAAGACACCGAATTCTCCATTGAAGATGGTGGAGTTACAGAACTCGTTGTCAAGGCTGGATCAACTGAAACAATCGAGATACCTGTCCCCGAG GTTGGAACCACATTGGTATGGGATCTGACTGTATTGGGTTGGGAAGTGAATTACAAGGAGGAATTCGTGCCGGCGGACGAGGGATCTTACACCATCATCATCCAGAAGGGGAAGAAGATGGGGTCACAGGAGGAGCCTGTTCGCAACTCTTTCCGCAACAATGAACCAGGGAAGGTTGTGCTGACCATTGAGAACAGTGTGAGCAAGAAGAAGAGGATTTTCTACAGATACAAGACCAAGAACTGCTCCTCCTTCTGA